The Phormidium yuhuli AB48 DNA window ATTTTCTTTCCCTCCTAATTGTCATTTTCTGCCGCCGTATTCTATAAAATAAGCTACAAAACTCGATGCTAAGTTGAGGCAATCACTGCAAGACCCCCACCCCCCAAAAAAAATTTTTATTCCTCTCAAGCCCCAGAACATAGCCTTTAGCGCAATGATTCGATTTGGTAATGGAAACCCCAATACTCCCCGATGGATGTCTTACAGTGACATCAAGGAGTTTACGGATCGCTTTCCCGTATAAATACATACAAAACTCTGTAATCTTACTCGTCCGTGAATGAATGGAGGATAGATATGACCCTTAGCCCAGCGAGATCTCCAAGTCCCCAAACCCTACCGGAACCAACTGCCCGGGTCGCTGTTGCCACCCAGGGCCAGGGCTTAGTGGATACCCACTTCGGCCATGCCAGTCAGTTTCATATCTATGATGTGAGGCGATCGCACGCCGAGTTTATCGAAGTCCGTGATGTTGCCCCCTACTGTCACGGGAAAGAGGACAGCCCCGGCGACCTCAGTGCCATTCTGGATACCCTGCAAGACTGCCAAGCGGTGATGACCTCACGCATTGGCATTGGACCCGAGGATCGTTTGCGTGATGCCGGTATCGAACCGGTGCAAGTTTACGACACCATCGAAACGGCCTTATTTAGCTTTTACGATCGCTATCGTCAGGTCGTCACCTAACCCCAGCCCTCCACCGCCTCCCCACCATGTCAGTTATTTATCTCGACAACAATGCCACCACCTGCGTCGCCCCTGAGGTGTATGAGGCCATGTCGCCTTACTTCACGCAGTATTATGGCAACCCTTCCAGTATGCATCGCTTTGGCGGACAGGTTGCTCGCGGCCTACGTCAGAGTCGCGAGGCCATCGCCGCCCTCATCCACGCGGAAGCCAATGAAATCATCTTCACCAGTTGTGGAACGGAGGGGGATAACGCCGCTATTCGGGCCGCCCTAGATCGTCAACCGGACAAACGCCACATCATCACCACCGCCGTTGAACATCCTGCCATTCTCAAACCCCTGCAACGGCTGGAAAAACAAGGCTATAGCGTGACCTATCTCGGGGTGGATGGCAAAGGACAACTGAAGTTAGAGGAGTTGCGACGGGCCATCCGCGATGACACCGCCCTAATTTCAGTGATGGCCGCCAACAACGAAACGGGAACCATCTTCCCCATTGAACGCATTGGCCATCTGGCGAAAGAGCGAGGGGTTTTGTTTCATGTAGATGCCGTACAAGCGGCGGGCAAGATTCCCCTTGATGTCAGCAGCGGAGTTATTGACTTTCTGGTTCTCTCGGGTCATAAGTTCCATGGTCCGAAAGGCATTGGCGTGTTATATGTCCGTCGCGGTGTACGCTTTCGTCCGTTCCTGGCCGGTGGCCATCAGGAACGGGGACGACGGGGAGGAACGGAGAATGTCCCTGGGATTATCGGTTTAGGGACAGCAGCGGAGTTGACCTTAAAAAGCTTTGACGAGGATCATACCCGGATCGCTCAGTTGCGCGATCGCCTCGAACAAGGCATTCTCAGCCAAATTTCGGATACCCAACGCAATGGCCATCCTGGCTTACGGTTACCGAATACCGCCAATATCGGATTTAAATATGTGGAAGGAGAGGCGATTTTACTGTCTCTCGATCGCGAAGGCGTTTGTGCGTCATCTGGTTCAGCCTGCACGTCAGGTTCACTGCAACCGTCTCACGTTTTGCGGGCCATGGGCTTACCCTATACCCTGCTCCATGGTTCAATTCGCTTTAGTCTATCCCGCTACACCACGGCGGCCGAGATTGAACAGGTCATCGCCCTATTACCCTCAATGATTAATCGGCTACGAGAACTATCGCCCTTTTCCCGGGACAACGAAGCCACTCACCCTTGGTTACAAGAACAAAGCCAACGAGTCGGCATCGCCTAACCCCCCTCTTGCCTCTTGCCCATCTTTAAAGGAGCCTCATCATGTGGGATTACACCGACAAAGTTATGACCCTGTTTCACGAACCCCATAATATGGGGGCGATCGCCCAAGATGATTGTCGTCAAGGAGAAGCGATCGCCATCGGAGAAGTGGGAAGTATTGCCTGCGGCGATGCCCTGCGACTGCATCTGCGGATTCAGAAAGCCAATGACCTGATTCTCGATGCCCGATTTCAGACCTTTGGTTGCGCCAGTGCGATCGCCTCCTCCTCAGCCTTAACGGATCTCATCAAGGGCAAAACCGTTGATGAAGCCTTACAGATTGATAACCGCACCATCGCTGAATTTCTTGGGGGACTGCCCCAAGAGAAGATGCACTGTTCGGTAATGGGACAGGAAGCGTTGGAAGCTGCTATTGCCAATTATCACGGAGTGCCGACGGCGATCGAGGATGATGAGGACGAGTCGGCTTTAATTTGCCAATGTTTTGGCGTGACCGAAAATCGTATCAAACGAGTGATTCGCGACAATCATCTCACCAGCGCCGAAGAGGTGACCAACTATATTAAAGCCGGTGGCGGTTGCGGGTCCTGTTTAGCCGAACTCGATGATCTCGTCGCAGAAGTCTATGAGACTGCCGACGCCACTGACCCGGCGACTCCTCGCACCTCCAAGCCCCCTGAATCCGTTGCCGAACCCGTTGCCGAACCCGTTTCGGTTCCTATGGCCAATCTGACCAACTTACAGAAAATTGCCTTGATTCAGTCTGTGTTAAATCAGGAGATTCGTCCCGTCTTACTCGAAGATGGCGGTGATGTTGACCTATATGATGTGGACGGCAATTTAGTATATGTTTCTCTCCAGGGTGCTTGTGGGCAATGCGCCAGTTCTCGCCTGACCCTGAAAGGATTTATTGAACGAACTCTGCGCGATCGCGTTTCCCCAGATTTAATCCTAGAAACTCTGGACGTCTAAGAGTAACGGCTTCCGTTAGACATCATCAAAAAATTGAATCCTAGAGATTACTGTAGAGTTCGTCTGTGCGCTCTACAGTTTTTTTAGGTTAAGAGGGGGAACCACGAACTCACGGAGGAGATGAAGAGAATGGAGAGCAAGAGGAGCTGAATAGGGACTTACAGTATTTCTTTTGCTTTGTTAAGAAAAAAATAAAAGTGTTAAAAATGCTTCAAAATGCGAATTAAATAAAAACACATAAAACCTGGATTTTGCAATTAATGCTACAGTTCCTATTAAAAATAGATCCTATAGTAGATTCAGATGAAAAAAGAGGTTCAGAGATTTTTTTAATTTGAAATCAGAACCATCTCTGCCACTCTAATCATCTTGGACAGGACGAGCGCCTAGAATGAGTAGAAGCTTCTAACTCTCCTCAGCTTCAAGCGCCATTCTGCCCCAACAACAGAACTTTAGATTCTACAAACAATGAGGTTGAATCATGCGTAAGATTGCTGTTTACGGAAAAGGCGGAATCGGCAAATCCACCACCACTCAAAACACTGTGGCAGGTTTAGTCGAACTCGGTCGCAAAGTTATGATTGTCGGTTGTGACCCGAAAGCCGACTCCACCCGTCTCCTCCTCGGAGGCTTGCACCAGAAGAGCGTGTTAGACAGCCTGCGGGAAGAAGGAGACGAAGTCGAACTCGAAGATATCCGCAAAGAAGGATTTGGCAAAAGCCTCTGTGTGGAATCCGGCGGTCCTGAACCCGGTGTTGGCTGTGCTGGACGGGGGATTATCACCTCCATCAGTATGCTCGAACAACTCGGAGCCTACGACGAAGAAGTCGGACTTGACTATGCCTTCTATGATGTCTTAGGAGACGTGGTTTGTGGGGGGTTTGCCATGCCAATTCGGGAAGGTAAAGCCCAAGAAATTTACATCGTCACCTCCGGCGAAATGATGGCAATGTATGCCGCTAACAACATCTGCCGGGGGATTCAGAAATACGCTGTTTCCGGCGGTGTGCGTCTTGGTGGTTTGATTTGTAACTCCCGTAAAGTGGACCGGGAAGATGAACTCATCTCCGCCTTGGCGAAATCCCTAGGCACACAGATGATTTACTTCATGCCTCGGGACAACATTGTCCAACGGGCGGAACTGAACCGCCAAACGGTGATTGAATATGCACCGGAATCAGAGCAAGCGGACCACTACCGCAGCTTGGCGAAGGCGATTGATGAGAATACCAATCATGTAATTCCCAAGCCTCTGGAGAACGAAGAACTCGAAAGTCTCCTGATGGAATATGGACTCTATGCCACGGTCTAAGGTGACTGTATCCCCTTCGTCCCCTCAACTGTGTGGGGGGAAACTCTCCCCCCTTTATTGTTTATTGTGTGTTGATCATGACTAACATTATGGTACGGGCGATCGTACGCCCCGAAAAAACCCCCGATGTCTTGCAAGCCTTGCTCAATGCTGGATATCCCGCCGTCACTAAACTCGGTGTCTTTGGTCGGGGTAAACAGCGGGGACTGAAAATCGGCAACGTCATCTATGACGAGCTACCCAAAGAACTGTTGATGCTTGTGATTGACGAGAGCCACAAGAATGCCGTCATTGGCGTTATCCTGGATGCCGCTCGCACGGGAACTGAAGGGGCCTACGGCGATGGTAAAGTCTTCGTCAGCCCCGTCGATGAAGTTTACACCATCAGTACCGGAGTCAAGGAAGCTGCTGACGTGAAAACAACCGTCGCCGTTTAACCACTCGTCCTTGTCTTCCCTAACTGTGAGGTCGCGTCAGAACGCGAAACAGACCCATGAAAGAAGTTTTAGCTGTAATTCGCATGAACCAAATCGGGCGTACCAAACAAGCGCTCGTCGATGCCGGATTTCCGGGATTCAATGCGGTGCAAGTGACAGGACGGGGGCGACAGGCTATCGAAGCCGAAGCCGTTGAAGCCCTCAATCAAAATCCCGAGTATGCCACTGAAGTCCTGCCTCTACTGGGGCGGATTCCCCGACTGATTCCCAAACGCCTTCTCAGCATTGTCGTCAGTGATGAGCA harbors:
- a CDS encoding NifB/NifX family molybdenum-iron cluster-binding protein produces the protein MTLSPARSPSPQTLPEPTARVAVATQGQGLVDTHFGHASQFHIYDVRRSHAEFIEVRDVAPYCHGKEDSPGDLSAILDTLQDCQAVMTSRIGIGPEDRLRDAGIEPVQVYDTIETALFSFYDRYRQVVT
- the nifS gene encoding cysteine desulfurase NifS translates to MSVIYLDNNATTCVAPEVYEAMSPYFTQYYGNPSSMHRFGGQVARGLRQSREAIAALIHAEANEIIFTSCGTEGDNAAIRAALDRQPDKRHIITTAVEHPAILKPLQRLEKQGYSVTYLGVDGKGQLKLEELRRAIRDDTALISVMAANNETGTIFPIERIGHLAKERGVLFHVDAVQAAGKIPLDVSSGVIDFLVLSGHKFHGPKGIGVLYVRRGVRFRPFLAGGHQERGRRGGTENVPGIIGLGTAAELTLKSFDEDHTRIAQLRDRLEQGILSQISDTQRNGHPGLRLPNTANIGFKYVEGEAILLSLDREGVCASSGSACTSGSLQPSHVLRAMGLPYTLLHGSIRFSLSRYTTAAEIEQVIALLPSMINRLRELSPFSRDNEATHPWLQEQSQRVGIA
- the nifU gene encoding Fe-S cluster assembly protein NifU; the protein is MWDYTDKVMTLFHEPHNMGAIAQDDCRQGEAIAIGEVGSIACGDALRLHLRIQKANDLILDARFQTFGCASAIASSSALTDLIKGKTVDEALQIDNRTIAEFLGGLPQEKMHCSVMGQEALEAAIANYHGVPTAIEDDEDESALICQCFGVTENRIKRVIRDNHLTSAEEVTNYIKAGGGCGSCLAELDDLVAEVYETADATDPATPRTSKPPESVAEPVAEPVSVPMANLTNLQKIALIQSVLNQEIRPVLLEDGGDVDLYDVDGNLVYVSLQGACGQCASSRLTLKGFIERTLRDRVSPDLILETLDV
- the nifH gene encoding nitrogenase iron protein; this encodes MRKIAVYGKGGIGKSTTTQNTVAGLVELGRKVMIVGCDPKADSTRLLLGGLHQKSVLDSLREEGDEVELEDIRKEGFGKSLCVESGGPEPGVGCAGRGIITSISMLEQLGAYDEEVGLDYAFYDVLGDVVCGGFAMPIREGKAQEIYIVTSGEMMAMYAANNICRGIQKYAVSGGVRLGGLICNSRKVDREDELISALAKSLGTQMIYFMPRDNIVQRAELNRQTVIEYAPESEQADHYRSLAKAIDENTNHVIPKPLENEELESLLMEYGLYATV
- a CDS encoding P-II family nitrogen regulator encodes the protein MTNIMVRAIVRPEKTPDVLQALLNAGYPAVTKLGVFGRGKQRGLKIGNVIYDELPKELLMLVIDESHKNAVIGVILDAARTGTEGAYGDGKVFVSPVDEVYTISTGVKEAADVKTTVAV
- a CDS encoding P-II family nitrogen regulator; translated protein: MKEVLAVIRMNQIGRTKQALVDAGFPGFNAVQVTGRGRQAIEAEAVEALNQNPEYATEVLPLLGRIPRLIPKRLLSIVVSDEQVERVVTTLIRTNQTRNPGDGKIFVLPVTETVRVRTGETGRVALDEMTG